From the genome of Anopheles funestus chromosome 2RL, idAnoFuneDA-416_04, whole genome shotgun sequence:
GTAACACTATTGCGTATTTCATTCACGACAAATTGAAGAATAGTTAGCAGAACTTACGATCCTAGTTGACAGAATATGCTTGAGCCACCAATCGCTCCCATGCAGTCGATATTTGCTTCACAGAGAAACTTTTGCATGCAACGATCGTCGGCATTGCGCGTGCTGCGTACATAGCCCTTCATCATGCTCAAACTGGCTACGGTGGCATCGCTGATCACGTCCTTTTTCCCGAGGTTCCGTGCGGTTAGCGAGCGATGTGAAAATGACGTCTTCAGAGCATCCAGCAGATTTACGACAATATTAatgaactgcaaaaaaaaaacaataatataagGCACATTATGCTTACTACATTCACTTTTTGTTACTACTTCCTAAAGACACACAGTAACACGGTTGAGTAAATGTCATTCGGACTGTATTAAAAGTTTCCATACTGAAAGCATTACTTTTCGATgtacattttcaaaaatatatcaaGGTGTTTTTCCAGTAATATAGTTCAATGCAAATCGATAAaggtattttaatttgatttcataatataataaaagcataaaaaaacatcacaagTTTTTCCAGTAATATAGTTCAATGCAAATCGGTAAaggtattttaatttgatttcataatatcataaaaacataaaaaaaacatcacaactGATTTATGACAGTGAGTTtcttgaaaaatattcaaataaaattagtGTTTTGCATTAAACTTGCAGAATTAATGCTCAAATTATTGAAACACTCAAGTGTGCTACTTACAAATATAACCCACCCGTTAACTACAATGAAATAATTAGTATTAGTGAGCAACATTACGAATAATTTACATTAATTGAAGCCCCTTTAAGAACATAACCTTTGATTTTCAAGTCAGATAATATAGAGATATATTTTTACAGGAAataacaagattttttttacaactggTGATTATAGCGTACTATGCGATATAAAACACTACGTATTGTACAAATACATACCTCTCCAGCCTGTTTTGCCATCGTATTTACTTGGTCCGGATCTTTGGCGCCAAACATGGCTGTGAATACTGCAGCTAGAACGTTCTAAATGTTCAgaggaaacaatttaaattaaactacaCTTTCCGAAGGCTGCTCTTACTGCAAAACGACACATTGATAAGCGTatgatgtaaaacaaaatattacaacTATATGTGGTTGATGTGATTAAAAATCGAATaacaaattagaaaaaattagaCGTAGATGATTTATAAAATGATTGGATCATAAATTAAACGAGTGTTTAACCAAATtcaaaatggtaaacaatgagcgttgttaataaattattttataatttaaattagttaCAATGATAGcaaaatatattataaaacTTATAAATTATCCATCATGTAGAAAGCGAGCATCATTTAAGCAAACTTGTACAGGGCTGTCCTTTTAATACAACAAACGAAGTATTAAGTTAGGTATTAAGTGAAAAAGAATTCGAGGCTTTTCATTTTCGAGTTGTCAAATGATATGAGATATACACTGTTATTggcaaacttaaaaaaatctacattTGTTCTCTAGTGTAATgtatgtaatgtttttttcaactttaGAGGATAATACAAAcgttttttcataattttttttcggtttgaaCAATAACGCAAGTTCAACAAGACAAGATTATATCGTCAGCGAACGGTGCATTAAACTATATAAAGTTTTAATACTGTTGACTACTTTGTTGGCAAACTTTCTGATTCTATATGAAAAAGCACACCGTGTAAGCAGCTTAAGCTTGTATGAACAAAATGTAATACCGATAGTATATTGTATTCTGGTATGCGAAGGATGCAGAAGATATTAGTAAAGCATATGGGTAAGGGACTATTCGACTTTTTATATGATGATGTAAGTAGTAGTAATTGAGCTTAATCACACTATTGATATCATCCATCACCTCCGCTGTTATTAAGTTCCCCCATAAATTCCATTAGCTTACCTGCATCGGAGATCCACCATTGTCAACCTTATCAATGCCATCGCCAGCACCACCGCCGCCAAGCAGGGTAGTGATAATCTTCAATCCAACCGAAATCACATTCGCCCATGGCGACTGGCCGAACGATGACACACCGTTATCAATGTCGTCGGACTTGGTCGGTACgtttccaccaccacctcccccTCCGTTGAAGATCATTTGCATCAGCAGCCCCAGCATATTGGACCATGAAAAGCCACCTTCCTGTATCTGGTTGGTCTGTATCTCATCGATATCGTCGAGAGCCACTTTCTTAATGGCGTTCGGTTTTTCCGCAAACTTTCTCTGCTCCACGGTGTGTTGCTGGTATTGTTGCGGATATGCCCAGGTACAGATCACCAGATTACTTAACACGAGACCCAAAAGCAGCGTATTTAGTCCCATTTTGTGATTCATCTTTCTGTAAACGAAACGGTAAAAAACAGTTGTGCGTCATtattattgattgttttttttaatacaatatatctttcattttcttttttattgacGAACGTTTTTGCCGTATTACTTAATACATTTGGATTGATGTAAATTTGTTAAGAATGTGAGTTAGTGTTGAAATATCGTTGATTTACGAATTACCCCTTACAGCTTTTCTGCCTTAGTGCTTAAAAGTAAGTCTGCAGTAAGTATTTCACGATTGCGTTACTTTTTTTAGGCAGCGATTTATACACATTTtggcgaaagaaaagaaacctaaATCAAGCTACGTTTCGGCACACATAACAAGTCCCTAAAAAGCACATTCACTTCCTCTCATAAACCGACACTAAAAATCAGAAACAACGACGACGAACAAAACGTAGAGCATGATATAATATCCATAAGTAAAACTTTCTCTTTTCGGAAGCATCACGATCGAATGACGATTAACGCGTATGTTAATCCTTAATATTTTCGCTTCGCAACAATTGCAAAGATAATAAACCTGATCGGTTTATATATAAgcatattatttaaaaacaaacataagcaGATTTTCGAGCTATTCTAGCATACCTTATCTGACACCAAAACCAATATTTAAAGGAATGTTAGCCTTACAAGTTGTTGCATTGCTGTCCATAGCTTAGAATAGACACGACCTAGAAATTAACACGAAACCCGGTGCCCCAGAAACTTCCTAGGAGCTTGTTAGCACCCTGTTGAACTAATTTCTTTTCGGGTCAAATTTTACTAGCCACCAGCCATGCACACTCatgtaaagaattttttaaaacagtgATTAACGTATTTCATGGCATTTGTATcactttttttgtgaaaaatcgTTCCTACTACACTATCGATCACCAAGATATATTTTAGCACAAAAACAATcttgcaaataataataataatataaaataaaatattgctaGAAATAACATCAATTACGGAAAAGGTAAtagatattgaaaaaaaaaatacaattacgATAATGCGAATGGCTATAATACATTTTTAGACAttcttattaaaaattataaacattatAAACATTAATACATCGAATTCTTTAGTGGCATTAACAATATGCCTTGAAAGCAACGTGTGAGTTTTGGAAGCTGCTCGCTGATGCATGACGAAAATACGAACGAATCAAAAGAGACATACAAAATATCACTGCCAGCAAAAGAGAAAGTTCCAATCAAAAGACCACCGTAATTTccgcaaaagaaaaagggtCAGGATCCCATTCGGTTAAAATTCAACTTAATGTTTAAACATCTTTTAGCGTATACGGTTGGGGTATATTTCTTTAATCAAcagcataaaattaataagAAATTATATTTGCACCGTTTCAACAgtagttttgcattttctctgCTGGAATACACTGCATGCAGCAGCTTTGGCAGTATGAATGAATGCCATGGTTGGAAGCCCCGTTCTATAACCTAAATAAGAGATAACTGTAAAAGGCTTTCCCGTGTTCCCATAACTGTAGACGACTATCGGTTTAGGATTCACATACGCTTTTACCGATTTTATGTgtgaaacttattacaacctCTAGAATGTATAGCcgcttttaaagcatttcacAATTAACACGTGGATCAAACGAAAATCTGTCCggttgcacacacacatcacgGTAGATCACACATATTCAATATCCGGTGGTGGATCTGTGTAATTACATGAAGATTTGAGCGGTAAACAATCCCCGGAGTATAgcataatttcaacaaaacaacaccaatCACATTGAactaaaaatattcatttaaatttcactACAGGTCCAAATCCGAAGACGTCTTTTACTACCTCCATTCAAGGCACAATATTCAACACAAGATGCTTTCGAAAAACTTTCTCCTAGTCatacgaaacacacacaagggTGTTTGGATACACATTACATACAAATTACTTTTGGAGATAAACCACTAATCAAACGTTCCACACACTTTTACAATTCTGGGTCCAAATAAGAACAAaccttttatgtttttttttgttgttattgataATACGATCTCTTCCTTTGATCGTTAGACGTTGTATGCACCACTGCGTTCTTTTCTGCGCGAACTTCACAGCAAGTCTAAAAGACGCATTGCCTTGAACTTGCCTTTTTATAACATGACCCACTTCtttggtttgctttcttctttcttctttcttggcgTGTTTACAGTTACCAAGGCGCTCGACCTCTCATCAACggcaacaacagcatcaacagcaacgTTAATACCGCGATCCACACGGATCGAAGAATGCGCATAAAACTGaagagagaaagcgagagcgcgcactagaaaaaaaatatgtacgaAGAAgcttggaaaagaaaatgcacacacacacctgggTAATGGCACACATATACCATCATGACTGAAACAAGATAGAAAGATAACGATGAAGATGCATCAAAGTGAGAAGGAAACGGAGTATGTACAAAAAGTAAGCTGATTGAGCTCAATTCCCTTCTGTTAATCCATCGACCATACCCGGCTAAATTATTCAGCTACCCGAACAGGTAATCCCAACCAATACCACCTTTTTTGCTGGGGGTTTTCCTATAACACTCACAATATACATAATTGCAAAATGCAAGATTACAACTTAACGATTATTATATATTATACTATATTATTATAACTTAAGTACTAAAATTACTTCGGTGAGAAATGTGAGCATTTTTTCACTCTATTAAGCCGGTTAATATTCTAGTGAGAGTTGTTTGGATCATAATCTATGATCCCAAGAGACGAAAAAATTTCTTTGCAATTAAAGTCTCTATAAGACATCCAAACAACAACTTAATCTATGATGCCGTGTTCTGTTTCACGATTGAAGTAAAACTCTTCGGAAACAACTGTATTTTGTTTGAGTTTGAAATTTGGTTACTTGAATACAGTTCAAtaagaaacaacacaaaatgcTCATAAGCCCGTAAAGAGGCGAAGAACTTTCAAAGAATAAGAAACGATCTCTCACAGGGGCTTTCGCCGCTTGTGCCATAATTGATATTTCTCGTTCCATTTTTCCTCGTACAGCTGGATGTTACCGAGAGTAGCACATACGTTACGGGTAAACGAACATAATAACAGCTGTATGATCTTGTGGCGAATGAACACCCTAGACACACTAAAAATTGTACAGTTTAAAACTAACTGGCAGATCACTAATTGAATCTAATTTGCAAGTAATTATCGACATATCAAGAGTGGTCTAAGAGCTTAGGTAAAATGCTCTACCAGCTAtaagagttgtttttttttcttacaactACTACATTTTACAACTGATCCTATCATCATTGCTTTCTTTGAAGAACGTGTTATAGAATACGTTAGCATATTATATGTTAAAaatgtgcttttattttaacaagatTTAGAGGATATAAAACCAAGAAATTGTAGTTTCAAGAACGTTTAGTTTAAGACAATGACTTAAAAACTCCAAACAAACGAGCTTATTGATTGTTTATGACTAACATATGTGCTGAATGATGCGTGCAGATGCAGTAGCAGAATAAAAATGCAAGAACATTTCTAACTGTACTGTAACAGTAATTACGGCGAAAAGAATG
Proteins encoded in this window:
- the LOC125765386 gene encoding uncharacterized protein LOC125765386 isoform X2 codes for the protein MNHKMGLNTLLLGLVLSNLVICTWAYPQQYQQHTVEQRKFAEKPNAIKKVALDDIDEIQTNQIQEGGFSWSNMLGLLMQMIFNGGGGGGGNVPTKSDDIDNGVSSFGQSPWANVISVGLKIITTLLGGGGAGDGIDKVDNGGSPMQFINIVVNLLDALKTSFSHRSLTARNLGKKDVISDATVASLSMMKGYVRSTRNADDRCMQKFLCEANIDCMGAIGGSSIFCQLGSYATSYILERQTGKSFESFYEAGRNGRSGFDCRQLYLECNEV
- the LOC125765386 gene encoding uncharacterized protein LOC125765386 isoform X1, whose product is MNHKMGLNTLLLGLVLSNLVICTWAYPQQYQQHTVEQRKFAEKPNAIKKVALDDIDEIQTNQIQEGGFSWSNMLGLLMQMIFNGGGGGGGNVPTKSDDIDNGVSSFGQSPWANVISVGLKIITTLLGGGGAGDGIDKVDNGGSPMQNVLAAVFTAMFGAKDPDQVNTMAKQAGEFINIVVNLLDALKTSFSHRSLTARNLGKKDVISDATVASLSMMKGYVRSTRNADDRCMQKFLCEANIDCMGAIGGSSIFCQLGSYATSYILERQTGKSFESFYEAGRNGRSGFDCRQLYLECNEV